Genomic DNA from Amycolatopsis alba DSM 44262:
CTCGATGGGCGCCATCAGCTCCATCCGGTTGTTCGTGGTCGGCCCGGCGTCCCCGCCGTAGATCTCCTTCTCGACCGTGCCGTACCGCAGCACCGCGCCCCAGCCGCCGGGGCCGGGATTCCCGCTGCACGCGCCATCGGTGTAGATCTCGACTTCCGCCACCGGGACACCCTAGCGACGGGTTCAGTCCGGCAGCAGTGGCACCCACGGCTCCTCGGCCTGCCCGAGGTGCACCGCCCGCGTGATGGACTTCGAACCGAAGCGGTCCCGGACGGTGTCGAGCGTCGCATCGAGCGCGTCCCTCGGTTTCGCCCCGAACGGCAGTGCCAGCTGGATCGCGTCGTCCTCGGTCAGGTTCGTGAGCGCGAGGCCGATCAGCGTGAGCCCGCGTTCGTCGATCAGCGGTCTCGCCGCGGCGAGCAGGTCACGGGCCGCCGCGACGATCGCGCCGGTCTGTTCGGTCGCCTCCAGCAGGGTGTGCGAACGCGTCGCCTTGGTGAAGTCGGCGAACCGCATCCGCAGCACGACGGTCCGGCACACCCTGCGCGCCGCGCGCAGCCGCCGGGCCAGGCGATCGGCCAGGGTCAGCAGCATCGCGTCGAGTTCGGCGGGCGACCGCGGCCTGCTGCCGAGCGCGCGCTGCGCCCCGATCGACCGGCGACGTTGCCCGGTCCGCACCCGCCTCGGGTCGTCGTTGTGGGACAGGGCGTGCAGATGGGTGCCGACGCCGCGGCCGAGCATCCGGACGAGTTCCTTCTCCCCGAACCCTTCCATCTGCCCGACCGTCGTGACGCCGCGCTCGCGCAGCTTCTGCGCCGTCACCTTGCCCACCCCCCACAGCCGCTCGACCGGCAGCGGATGCAGGAACTCCAGCTCCTTGTCGTGCGGCACGACAAGGAGACCGTCGGGTTTCGCGACGCCGCTGGCGACCTTCGCGAGGAACTTCGTCCTGGCGACGCCGACGGTGATCGGCAGGCCGACCTGCTCCAGGACGTCCTTCCGCAGTTTCGCGGCGATCCGGCTCGGCGTGCCCGCGATCTTCAGCAGCCCGCCGACGTCCAGGAACGCCTCGTCGATCGAGATGCCCTCCACCAGCGGCGTCGTGTTGCCGAAGACCTCGAAGACCGCCTTGCTCGCCTCCGAGTAGGCGTGCATCCGGGGCGGGACGACGATCGCGTCCGGGCACAGCCGCCGCGCCTGCCCGCCGCCCATCGCCGTGCGGACGCCGTACGCCTTGGCCTCGTAACTGGCCGCCAGGACGACACCTCCGCCGACGATGACCGGCCGCCCGCGCAGGCTCGGGTCGTCACGCTGCTCGACCGACGCGTAGAACGAGTCCAGGTCGGCGTGCAGGATGGGACCCTCGGGCGGCATAGAACATATGTTCGCATCAATCGGCCCAACGGCCAACCCGCGTGCGGATGAAATCCGTCATCGATCGACCGCCCGCGAAACACCAGATCGCGATCACCGGGTCGCAGATCGCGCAGCCGAACGACGAATGCTCCGCGAACGGGATGATCGGGGCACCCTTGAGATGGTGGACGACGTCCCAGCCGGTATGCAGCAGCCAGGCGATGCCGATGAACGTCCAGGACTCCAGGCCGCGGTACGCCACGTAGGTCATGACGGCGGTGAACGCGAACTCCCAGATCCCGAGGCCGCCACCGCTCAGGTACGCGGCTCCGGCGCCCGCCACCATGATCGCGTTGAAGCGGCGCCGATGCGGCTCGTGGATCAGCGACATCAGCACGACGTAGACGAGGCCGACGAGAAGCGGCGCGATGATCATCATGGCTCGACGCTAGAGCCGGACAGGGCCCGCTCCCAGTGGCGTGAACGACGCCTTCCGACGGGATCCCGCCATCCGGCGAGGTAGGTTGCGGTCATGCAGACCGTCGCCGTCCTCGCGCTGGACAAGGTGATCCCGTTCGACCTCTCGACGCCGATCGAGGTCTTCGCCAGGACCCGGCTCGCCGACGGGAGCGCGGGCTACCGGGTGATCGTCTGCGCCGAGCATCCGGACGTCGACGCCGGGCACTTCACCCTGCGCGCGCCGTGGGGAC
This window encodes:
- a CDS encoding DUF6010 family protein, which encodes MMIIAPLLVGLVYVVLMSLIHEPHRRRFNAIMVAGAGAAYLSGGGLGIWEFAFTAVMTYVAYRGLESWTFIGIAWLLHTGWDVVHHLKGAPIIPFAEHSSFGCAICDPVIAIWCFAGGRSMTDFIRTRVGRWAD
- the dinB gene encoding DNA polymerase IV; translation: MPPEGPILHADLDSFYASVEQRDDPSLRGRPVIVGGGVVLAASYEAKAYGVRTAMGGGQARRLCPDAIVVPPRMHAYSEASKAVFEVFGNTTPLVEGISIDEAFLDVGGLLKIAGTPSRIAAKLRKDVLEQVGLPITVGVARTKFLAKVASGVAKPDGLLVVPHDKELEFLHPLPVERLWGVGKVTAQKLRERGVTTVGQMEGFGEKELVRMLGRGVGTHLHALSHNDDPRRVRTGQRRRSIGAQRALGSRPRSPAELDAMLLTLADRLARRLRAARRVCRTVVLRMRFADFTKATRSHTLLEATEQTGAIVAAARDLLAAARPLIDERGLTLIGLALTNLTEDDAIQLALPFGAKPRDALDATLDTVRDRFGSKSITRAVHLGQAEEPWVPLLPD